The DNA window CTCTTATTTCCCTTGCTTGTCAAATTTATACCAAATAAGAAgccaaatttaatgaaaaaaggCTTTACCCAGTCATCAGCAAATTTGAACAGGTCGTAAAGGGAATCAAAGAACGTCTCGAAAATAGGTCCAATCAAGGCTTTAACCATTCTCTCAACTATCTCAATAACAGGCTTCAATGGTCCTGACATTTGCTTCAGCTTCGTATAGAGGTTGCCGAACCACAAAATCACATGGATGACAGCTAGTTGCAGAAATGCCAAGTATTTCAGCTTCTCAGTTTCTTCTTTAACCTTCAAATTCCAATcaacaaaaaagaaattaaatgtaTATCAACTAAGCAGTTCAAAGAAGAAGCCCCAACtataggaaaaataaataaaaaaggagaaaTGTTTAATTATATAGTAAAAAACGAAGTCGTGTAAGATGTTGTAGTCTCCTTTAGTCATGACAGAAACCACTGGGTTTGAAGCCTCTGAAGATGCTCAGAAAATTAAATTTGCGCTGTGTCAAGAATGATAGTTGTACACTATATTTTAACCAAGGGACATGAAAGAAAATGCAAAGTAAAGAAATCCTGAGACGGTGCTCACCACTCCACCATGCTTCAACTCACTAACAACACCTTGGGCAGCCGAGATGGCTTGGGATGAGACATCCTTGACGAGTCCAGAGGCAGTGCTCAAAATTCCACCATGCTGAACGAGAGAACCTAATCCCGTAGCCACTCCTGCAACCTTTTGATTGGCTGAGATAGCATCAGATGAGACCTGCTTGATGACTGAGGGGACAAGATTATCGATCTTAGCCAGAGACTCACCAATCTGCAAAATGCAGAAAGAATCCTTGAATCTCCTAATCATTTTTTACTTTTGGTACGctcaaaaatgaaattcatttctCATATTGTCTTAGATTCATAGTTTTATACAATTTGTAGCCACAGAAATAAAATGAACTCTTGAGGTAGCACTCACCGCTCCAACATGATGGACCTCAGTAGCCACACCTTGGGCAGCCGAGATAGCATCAGACGAGACCTCCTTGAGGAATCCTGTGGCAGTGTTCAGCAATCCACCATTCCCAACCTCAGTAACCACTCCTGGAACATTTTGGACAGCCGAGATGGCTTTGGATGAGACGTTCTTGATGACTGGAGGGGCAAGTCGATCAATATTAGATAGCGATTCACCAATCTGAAATAAGAACAAAGAAGATTTATTGAATCTCCTTTCATTTGATAAACATCATCAATCTTAGGGTACTCTGTGTGAATCATCATTTGAGCTAAAATGTTATGTTAAAACCACAGTTTTGCAACTCAAGCACAAACTTTCCCAACAGTTAATGACTTCAAATCCAAACATTTAAATGGCATTTAAATATCacaattcaaattttgagtacacaacaatagaaaaataaataaaaaaagtaaaagagaaaTGTTAATGAAAATACCAATCTATGTAAAACTTGGGAGTCTCCTTCGACCCAGACAGAAAATGCTTTTTGAAATTTGAGGaaattttgcttttctttaaGAAACTGAAGTGAACAAGGATATATTGCTTTCATTGTGGTGTTGAAATGTGAGACAGAAGAGGAAAAAGAGGATCTTTCATATAGGCAGTGAACGATGGAGTAGATTAGCAGCCCTTTAAGAAACACCAAATAAAAGTCATTTTATAAAGCCTTTGTAAtgctcaaaaaataaaatttgcttCTCATTTGTCTTGAATTCATAGTTTATACTAGATTTTCAGCCAcatgaaaagagagaaaatacaaagaaaagaatTCTGGAGTTAGTGCTCACCAGTCCAGCATGCTGGACATCAGTAGCCACATTATGGGCAGCTGAGATGGCATCAGATGAGACCTGCTTGATCAATCCAGAGGCAGCACCGAACAGTCCAGAATGCTGGGCCTTAGTAGCCACTCCTGGAGAACTTTGGGCAGTCGAGATGGCATCGGATGAGACCTGCTTGATGAACCCAGAGGCAGTGCCCAACAGTCCAGAATTCTGAGCCTGAGGAGACCCTTCCCCAGACCCTCCTGGAGACATTTGGGCAACCGAGATGGCATCGGATGAGACCTGCTTGATGAATCCAGAGACAGTACCCAACAGTTCAGAAGGCTGAGCCTGAGGAGACCCTCCCTCAAACCCTCCTGGAGTTTGGGCAGCCGAGATGGCATCGGAAGAGATCTGCTTGATGAGTCCAGAGGCAGTGCCCGACAGTCCAGAATGCTGAACCTGAGGAGGCCCTCCCCCAGCTGCTCCTGAAGACATTTGTGCAGCCGAGATAGCTTCAGATGAGACATCCTAGACAATTGGAAGGACAAAACGATCAATGTTAGTCACAGATTCACTAACCGGCAATTGTAAGAAGAAGATGAGGAAGAAAAATTGTTGTATCTCCTTTCATTTGCTAGACATCATCAAATTTTAGGATACTCTTTATTAATCAAACCTTCGAACTAAAAGGTTATGTAATTTCAGTTTAAATCCACAGTTTTCCAACTCAACCACTAACTTCCCCGAAGATTTAACTGTTCCAAAAGGCTTTGAAATCACAAATTTTCAATGGTATATTAATATCGTAGTACCAACAATACAAATATACGCGCATATAAATAATGGAAATACCATCCCTTCTAAGAAGTTGAAATCTCCTAAAAGCATGACACAAGTCATTGGGTTTGAGACAGTAGGAAAAAGTTAATATATCAAAGAAAGCATACATAGCTTTCGTTGCAGCATTGAATTACGggagagaaagataacaaaagaCGTCTCTTCGTAGTACTGAATTCACGGCGGCGACTAAGAAGCTAAGAACAAAAAGGGTCAGCTAACCACACGATATAAACATCACCCAATCACTTAATAAAGCCTTTGGGATGCTCAAAACACTGAAATTTGTTTCTCATTTTGTCTTGAACTCATAGTTTAATCACAGGAAAACAAAGGAAAACGcaaatgaataaaaagaaaaaagaattatgGAGGTAGCAGTGCTAACCGTTCCAGCATGCTGGAGCTCAGTAGCCACACCATGGGCGGCGGAAATGGCGTCCGATAATATAGGCTTGATAATTCCGTGACTATGGATCTCGGCAGCCACATCACCGACCACTCCATGAACCGTTTGGTGGACGGTCGAGATAGCTTCAGTGGCACCCTTTAAGTTTAACACCGGAGGAACAAGACGATCACCCACCtacaaataataaacaaaagtATTAACTATTGTATTCCTCGCATTTGATCGGTATCATCGATGTCAGAAATCCAAAACAGCACATTTCGCCGCAATGTTAAAGAGGATACACTTCttatagaagaaaaagaaaacacttTTGGCAGTTTAAAATTAGTTTTTAGAAATAAAGGAGTTAAGTCAACCAAAAGTACTCACAGTATGACACTCGTTCTAAATTCATgcttaaactttaaaaattttaattacattttaaattatttatattatatcaataagctcctttcattataaaaattatcaatttaactatTACATGAGAAATCATAtcttatataacataattaaaattttaaaaagttaaaaaaaaagaatttgtaaaaatggatttttgtaaaaattttagttttgaaatttttaaaacttttataaaaacTATTGTTCACTCTCTCTTTTTCCGTTTCTAcgttattttttgagtttttaattttaaaaattatgtggtaacgttttatttttcttgaaattttcattttaaagtaTGTCGTACAAGATATTACGtgtcatttaatagttaaattaatggTTTCAATAATGGAAGGACTTGATTGATATAACATCTATAGTTTTGAAATGTAATTAGAACATTATAAAATTTAGAGACCAAATTAAAATGAGAGTCATAGTTTGAGAATATATGATGCaattaattcataaaataattttattatctttaaatatttatctttttattattttgatactGTTTATATTCAATTAATTCCTAATAGGTTAATACCAATTAAAGGTGTATTTAATAAACAAAAAAGTTAAGtattgaatttttagttatgaatATTATAAGCATTGGATTTATATTTTAAACCCGTTTGATATATTAGTAAAACTAAAcaatgaatataattattttatttgataataataaatttttattttataattttaattttattagtacggtgttatttattttattttgaatagttttataaaaaagttaaaggcaatagtttgaatattttaatttttaatcaaatgaaaaaataatttatctaaaaaataaaatcaacatacTATTTTTAACATTTAGTGATAAgtaagattatatttgataaactaaaaaattaagtgttgaaaaatatgtgttgaaaaaataaatattgaataattaagggttatattaacattatattaaataaaaattaatataattattaaacacaattaaaatattatatgtcgaaagttttcattttcaataaaataaaaaatatttgataagagCTTGTCTGttacattataaatttttaaataatattttttaccaAACGTTTTATTCACACTAATTTCATGCCCATAAATGGTGatgaataaaaataatgtaaaaatatttaattatgacTGATTACTTAAGACACATGCATAGAGTTTTGGATAAATGACAAAATACAAacgttaaaaattataaaagtttgggTTCAAATTTTACCGTGGGTATATTTTcctacttttatataaaaaatataaaataaaaaaattacctttaAAATAGTATAATTTATTATGTACAGGAAACGTATTTTTATCAATATCTAATTGAGTTGTCCACAAGTGTTTAATTTATACAAATTAGTACACTTTACTATGTATATAGtaagtatattttattatttatccaaTTGAGTTGTTATTGATTAACTCGTAATAATCAAatgtttaatatataaaatataatataatataatatatacggTATAgactaataaaatataaattatattaataaagaatgtatgagaaattttaaaaatcaccttaaaaaaagaaatttaaaaaatgtataaataattaataaagtaaaaatgtaaataatgaactaaaagtacgttaaataataaaaattggaaagtattttttttattttttcttttaaattgaattatttatattttttaatgtcatttttagtttagcttatttattatttatttaataacttgatgtaattcattaataaattttgGTATAGTATGAATTCACTTGTGACATGATTTTAATGTAGAttagatatagatatagatataaatATTTCTCCTGtcgatttttttttaactttttttgcgATCTAatcttaaaattatttcaatttatatatttacCGATTgtttaaacaaatattttacGACGTAGATTCTTTTCTAAGCGAAATCATTGCTGAACTACATTTCTGTTAATCGAACATATGAACTTAAAaaactgtattttatttatttttttgaaaaactgaAAGCAACGTAGATCACAATGAAGTTTCCatcaaaaaaataagtaaaaggaaattgaaaataccttatCATGTAGGAAGTTGGAGTCTCCAGAGTTCCCTGGATGTGGAAGATTCGAGAAGAATCGAGACATTAAAGCAACCTCTGAGCTTCGGAGATGAATTGAAGATCGAAGAAATAATGATGAAAACGAAGGGAAGATTTACTTGCTTTCCGTTTCCGGCGTTGAATAACGAGAgagaaaagtgaaaaagaaaatggaaaaatggTGCGTTTTATAGGAGAGATCGGTGGGGACCGCGATATAAGCTTTGTTTGGAATGAGAGAAAGTGGGGGGAAAATCAACACTGAACTCACTGCATTTTAATgtgatatttttttaagttattaaataGGTTAAATTACACTAGTAGTCAtctaactattagtaaatttattttggtcacccaaattacacaatgtgtaaatattgagggttattttttagaatcaaaactaaattgacacaatgtataaatgttgagagttaaagttgttattatatcaattttaaaagtttccTTTTTTAgaccaaaaaagataaaatttcatAGTTGGGTGATCCTTGTGTAACAtttcatagttgggtgacctaaaaagaaatttactaataattaggTGACCAtcttgtaactttttataattaagtgaccaaaagagaaatttactaataattgaatgactactagtgtagtttactcttttaaatataatatatcaattttaattattattaaatataaaaataattctaacccaagtaaaaagaaaaaatattgttTAATCCAAATTCAACCCTATTCGAAAAGTCAATAACTAAAATTATTCATACTCGAATCCGATTTGACTCAGAGATCAATTATTTTGAAtcgaaaattaatttaaaaccatccaaatttaaaaatgatttgaaCATGAAACGAAcacaaaaatctcaaaatttaaaatcaGAATAGTCCAATTCCAAAACAATCCAACTAGAAAACCACACaaactcaaaattaattaaaccTAAAATAATTGTGCTTGAAATTTACAcaaaactaaaatattataagatGAACATAAAAATTACATTAGTGATGCAAAAAATATTGTTTAAGTAATATTAAGCACACCACTACCCTTACAAAATAagaatataatacaaaaaaataattaaaataaattcatgaaatgtttcacaatatatataatttgtatgaACAAAATAAACCACCACAGTCTTTTAcaaaaagtttgaaaataaaaaacttatttaaaccttattatataaaaaatatatataatattcatataaaattcaAGGTAAATTACACTGATAGTCatctaataattcaatttaaaaaagatAGCAGCTTTAAATCTcaaatatttatacattgtgtcatTAAGAGATATCAAGTTATCAGCCATTTAGAGTATAAGAAAAACAATGTATTTGgagattatttaatttaataataagcaaaaattttaaaatatatttgtttttatttctaatttacacatttatttaattatattttaatgtaaaaatatgataaattaggTAATATGTAAAcgtttttgagttatttttaaaaaaaataaagactaaattgacacaatatataaatatttgagggttaaatttgttattgtattattttataaGTTGACACATTATCTTTCCATTAGCCATTAACGACGAgtgaacaaaaaaatttaaataattagttgattattttgtaactttttataaatagatgacaaaaaatattaatagttGGATTACTGCTCAtaaaatttaccctaaaattaaaTATCATAATCAAATAAGTCAATAAAAACAGGTCGAATCCGGTTCAGACATGAGCATGTAAGAATTGGATCGATTAAAGAagtgttaatataatttttagtccctaaatttgataattatctTCACTTTAGTTTTTACAGTTTTCTTggttcaatttgatacttgaatttgtatttcatcaaaatttgataatatgATACTATGACATTATATTATATcatcacttaaaaaaaattcagagaCCAAAATAGACTTAATTGTCAGCTTCAAATACCAAAGTGGTCGGGAAAAAAGATTAAGTATTAAAATGAACCTAATTATCAAGTTGAAggactaaaaattatattaacccaTTGACAAACATAGTTGCttatcttttatattttcctACAGAtaatattttttctcttttaaaataattaatttttctgtttatttGAATATCATCAATAAGCAATTAAAAAAGTTTGTCGTTTGTCGGGCCTCTTCCCACCTAACTGGCAATAAATATGAAATatccataaattatttatcatatttttccgtttattattattattattattattattattattattattattatatgttttacatcttatctttaattcattatttttactTTGTCGCTAGTAAAACAGTTCAATTGACGGAGttcatttttattcttatttttatttttattttttttaatttgatataactTAAAATTGTAAATTCATTTATTcagttaattttaaattttaacttgagattttaatatttataacgACCCAAACTCAACTTAAATCTAATTTAAATATAAGGATAAACTACATAGATAGTCATCCAACTataaacatttttcattttaggcactcaaaataaaatatctaaaatttaAGCACCCACGTTAGATAGTTCAGTCATTTTGATCACTCCTGTTAAAATTACAAACGTCAAGCTATTGTGacaattaaaaaattgatataataacatatttaaccctcatctttttatatattatattaatttagtcaattttaaaaaattaacctcaAATTATCctaattctttaaaaatcaaagaaatgtataaatatatataaatattttcaaaaaaatataataataaatttaaattttatatttatatttacatttacATTTATATTAACATCAAATAAATATGTTATATTAAAATCAACCCAATACAAAGAGAAAACGAAGAATCGGAAAAATCCACACAAGCTAAGGTGGAGACTAGAGATaatcatgggttgggctacccggctcgcccgaaaaatgggagggttcggaTAAAAATATAGACCCGAAATATGAGTTTAGGCAAAAAAAGAGGCCCCGTTTAGAAAACGGATCGAGCCTTGGGTAAAACTTTTTGGCCCGGGCCCCGCCcgacccgaattatatattaaatatattttttaatcaaatatactttttaaaatttaatatgctattttctttttaaaatatactattttggtgttgtaaaatttaatatgagCCGGGCTGGGCCGGGCTCAGGCTTAGCAATCTTCTTTCGAGTCAGGCCCAGataaaaattttaggtccatattttgggtcgggccgggcccgggcctaaaattttatctgaGCCCGACCTGAACCTGGCCTGGCTCGGCTCGGCCCATGATCATCTCTAGTGGAAACTCACACATCAGCATTTACACATTATAAGACTCTAACCtaaattttaacctaaattttatgactcaaaGGCTCCACCTTAACCAACAAACTAAGACTTCATCAAttatgataatttatttattgaaacaTCAATAATTATGTAAATGTgacacattcatatatttgtattatatttatattattttcttatatatttgtattatatttatattattttcttacaTCATGCTTTTTTTAGGGCAAATGACtaaaaaaagccctttttttcaaaaattgtcaaaatgggcaaattatttaattatttatcggaatggtcCATTTTGCGCGAAATCGCGTcaacgtcagcgcgatgtcagggtacgcgccaggaaatcgcgtccacatcagcacgatttgcttacgtggacacaaatcgcgccctctaggacgctatttgctgacgtggatgaacaatttctcatttttagcttgtaaaactttgaaaggccataacttttcgctcggttATCCGATTGagacgaattttttttatttcgaacaacttttcgagatctacgcgttGACAAACTACCGAAGGTGGTTTGCCACACTTTTCATCGAAAAAGATccctttttacccctaaattttgatttttcggtttaaaattaaaatttgaaacattcaaattattattttccttatttatttgaagtaaacaccggatttttttacagaattgttgt is part of the Gossypium hirsutum isolate 1008001.06 chromosome D11, Gossypium_hirsutum_v2.1, whole genome shotgun sequence genome and encodes:
- the LOC107930929 gene encoding uncharacterized protein, giving the protein MSRFFSNLPHPGNSGDSNFLHDKVGDRLVPPVLNLKGATEAISTVHQTVHGVVGDVAAEIHSHGIIKPILSDAISAAHGVATELQHAGTDVSSEAISAAQMSSGAAGGGPPQVQHSGLSGTASGLIKQISSDAISAAQTPGGFEGGSPQAQPSELLGTVSGFIKQVSSDAISVAQMSPGGSGEGSPQAQNSGLLGTASGFIKQVSSDAISTAQSSPGVATKAQHSGLFGAASGLIKQVSSDAISAAHNVATDVQHAGLIGESLSNIDRLAPPVIKNVSSKAISAVQNVPGVVTEVGNGGLLNTATGFLKEVSSDAISAAQGVATEVHHVGAIGESLAKIDNLVPSVIKQVSSDAISANQKVAGVATGLGSLVQHGGILSTASGLVKDVSSQAISAAQGVVSELKHGGVVKEETEKLKYLAFLQLAVIHVILWFGNLYTKLKQMSGPLKPVIEIVERMVKALIGPIFETFFDSLYDLFKFADDWIGEFVTKIDGILPPVIKQAISKVTSAANNALGLTVDVPTMEVQSTGVKSTSSRFLQQISSGAILVVEGVASQAKNSGLIPEELQVLKYLKYLKYFVTVQAAVLRAVKFYFQVKKMLRPLRPVIDFIERVVVSVYQKIFAKMFKSLFRWVLVNLFGVPAGVFDIIDKVGGDLSKLGDLSNLGDLCTLGDFSTLGGLSKLGDLSKIDDLVPSGALSAVQSLPGVGGLATGLPGTGLLSSASGLLKQVSSNAIPGAQMVADVQHAGTVEATTKIDSLISPLFKRSSKVTSVAQKTLGMATGSATGFIKQISSGAISAAQKAPRVAQGLSNAGVKNTGSLTQLASKPIAAAQKPAEVQHSGVVKGASTLAKSVFTVVEPTVEKCAVSIWQTLNKIPLFPQVASVVVPTAAFFTEKYNQTVATGAEKGYKVASILPVVPTQKIAKVFSVGKSD